A genomic window from Bdellovibrio sp. SKB1291214 includes:
- the coaBC gene encoding bifunctional phosphopantothenoylcysteine decarboxylase/phosphopantothenate--cysteine ligase CoaBC — translation MSKSKVLFMMTGSIACYKACHVVSRLVQAGCEVQVVMTPAALKFVGNATLEGLTGKPVVSDMYTQGNVMDHIHLMRWANLILVAPATANFINKAAQGIGDDLVSTLFLAHDFKKPFLLAPAMNTSMYLHPVTQKSISALKSYGIEILDSASGILACGEDGYGKLLDPDEILKITLAHLHKAAPMAEASAVAVAQRSSELSKIKVLITAGGTQEPIDTVRTITNLSSGRTGISLAEYMSQMGFDVTLIQAHGTAKAEHVSHRDYFTSFASLDTQLKKYLSENEFTHVIHAAAVSDYSVDSIEVDGKKYRPLEVKKVSSDSESMNVHLKRNHKIVDRLKDYSKNKNVKVVAFKLTSHATDEQKKAAVEKLFKASHADFVVHNDLTDIDIVNRTHKFTLYNHQSFVSCESLDQLTSELIRVMLPKDSV, via the coding sequence ATGTCCAAATCTAAAGTCCTTTTCATGATGACGGGCTCCATTGCATGCTACAAAGCATGTCATGTGGTTTCGCGTCTGGTGCAAGCGGGTTGCGAAGTTCAAGTTGTGATGACTCCGGCGGCTTTAAAATTTGTTGGCAATGCAACTCTGGAAGGCCTCACTGGCAAACCTGTTGTCAGCGATATGTACACTCAAGGCAACGTGATGGATCATATCCATCTGATGCGTTGGGCGAATTTGATTCTGGTGGCGCCTGCCACTGCGAACTTTATTAATAAAGCTGCGCAAGGTATTGGCGACGATCTGGTTTCGACTTTGTTCTTGGCTCACGATTTTAAAAAGCCTTTCTTGTTGGCGCCTGCGATGAATACTTCTATGTATCTTCATCCCGTGACTCAAAAATCCATCTCGGCTTTAAAATCCTATGGCATTGAAATTTTGGATTCTGCATCTGGAATTTTGGCTTGTGGGGAAGATGGTTATGGCAAGCTTCTTGATCCCGACGAGATTTTGAAAATCACGTTGGCTCATCTTCATAAAGCAGCTCCGATGGCAGAAGCATCTGCTGTGGCAGTAGCTCAGCGTTCATCAGAACTTTCTAAAATCAAAGTTTTGATCACCGCGGGTGGCACGCAAGAGCCGATCGATACAGTCCGTACAATTACGAATTTGAGCTCTGGTCGCACGGGTATTTCCTTGGCTGAATACATGAGCCAAATGGGTTTTGATGTGACTTTGATTCAAGCCCACGGCACAGCAAAGGCTGAGCATGTCTCTCACCGTGATTACTTCACAAGCTTTGCTTCTTTGGATACTCAGCTTAAAAAATATCTTTCAGAAAATGAATTTACCCATGTGATTCACGCGGCGGCGGTTAGCGACTATTCGGTGGATTCCATCGAAGTGGATGGCAAAAAATACCGTCCCTTAGAAGTTAAGAAAGTCAGCTCTGATTCTGAAAGCATGAATGTTCATTTGAAACGCAATCACAAGATAGTGGATCGATTGAAAGATTATTCTAAAAATAAAAACGTCAAAGTCGTGGCTTTTAAACTGACCAGCCATGCGACGGACGAACAAAAGAAAGCCGCCGTGGAAAAGCTATTCAAAGCCTCCCATGCGGATTTCGTTGTTCATAATGATTTGACCGATATTGATATTGTAAACCGCACTCACAAGTTCACGCTTTATAACCATCAAAGCTTTGTGTCTTGCGAGAGCCTGGATCAGCTCACAAGCGAGTTGATCCGTGTTATGTTGCCAAAGGACTCCGTATGA